The DNA region TCTCCAGGAGCCTGAACGACCCTAGAGGGAATAGAACAACAGTGCACGCGCTCGGGCAGCCCGTCCTCGGCAACGGTCCGCCAATTCAAGATTCGGAGTCTTATCTTGCATTCAAATATCGTAGCAGACTTTGCGGTAGATTCTCGCTGGGGATCACTTGATGTTTCTTCAGCATCCTCTCGAGCGGTATCTCGGGTGAGGTGATTCCGCATACTCTCGACTCTACTGGTCCGGTCTGGCCCGTGCCGCCCGGATCTCCTCAAGCTTCTTGTAAAACTGTGACCGACTCAACCCTGCGAGCTCCGCCGCCCGCGTGACGTTACCGCCTGCTTCGGCTAACACGGCGCGAAAGTATGCAGCTTCGGCTCGATCGACGAAGTCGCGCCAGCTATCCATTGCTGGATTGAAACTCACGGAATGTGCGGGCCGAGACGATTCGCGAGTTCGAACGCTCTCTTGAAGAACGGCCGCGCTAATATGCCCGGTCGGGGCGTCCGCGTAGATCGCAGCCTTCCTAATCATCAGGCGGAGCTCACGCACGTTACCGGGCCAGTCGTAGCGGAACAAACATTCAACGGAGCCGGGCGCGGCTGTTAGGTTAGTCTTGTGTTCGGTGTTGTACTCGCTCACAAAATGACTTGCGAGCAGCGGAATATCAGGCATTCGCTCTCGTAATGGCGGCACTTCCAGCGCGAACCCTCGAATCCGCTGGTACAGGTCCATTCGGAATCTCCCCGCTGCACACTCCTCAGTCAGGTTCCGGTTCGTCGCAAGAACGATACGAGCCTGAATCTTCTCCCATCGACTTCCTCCTACGCGCATCACTTCGCCTTCCTCAATCACATGGAGTAGTTGAGCTTGCGCCGCCAGATCGAGTTCTCCGATTTCATCCAAAAAGACGGTGCCGCTTTGAGCTTCAGCAAGCAGGCCCCGACGCGCCTGCGTCGCCCCCGTGAACGCCCCGCGCTCGTGGCCGAAGAGTTCGCTTGGCAACAGCTCGCGACTGTGTTGAGGGCAGTTAACGGGCAGAAACGGGTTGGGTCTCCCGCTTCGTTCGTGAATCTCTTTTGCGACTAATCCTTTTCCAGTTCCGTTTTCGCCGAGAATCAAGATCGTTTCTGAAATCGGCGCAAGCTTGTCGATGTGCCGATACAACTCTCGCATCTGTGGGGTTCCGCCGCGAAGGGACCCGCAATGCAAAGGATGAATGCTACCGTCCAGTATGAATTCAGCAAGTATGCGCTCGGCGACGTGAGCGGCTGTCCAGCTTCGTGGCGTAATCACTTGCGAAGCCCCGCATTCATGTAGTATCCGCCGAGAACTTGGCTGAGCGGTGCAAAGAAGTAACGAAGGCTCCGATCCAATGAGTTCTCTGAGCGAGGATACCTCCTCGCCTACATCAACAACGCCCTGTTTCGGAATCACCGCGATGGCTTTATCCACTTGGACGGAGAGGCCCGCGTTGCGAAGACTCGAATCCAATTGCAGCGAAACGACGTCCAGGTCGTACTCGTTGAGGACCGTTGCAACTTCATCGATTGGAAAGTCACCAGGTGCGAACAGAACGATGGGCATGGCTACCTCTATCGATCCGCGTAGAAAGCCTTGGGGCCTACGCCACTATAGCCTGCTGCGATCAGGTCGGTACAGCCGACGTGGTAAGCATTGAGCATTTCCTGCGTGTCGCCGTGGGTCAGAAGCGCTGCTCGCACGACGGGCGTTGCAATGAGTCTGCAGGCTTCCGGTGGCACATCCTCTTCGAATCCTATTGCTAAACCGGTCCCGGCCTCCGCAAAGCAACGAGCAATCGCGGTTGACCTGCACGCCGAAAAAACCGCGAGGGGAAGAGCGCTGCCGTAGGCAGTGAAGCAAGCAAGCCACTCCGCAGGCTCCGCGAACCCTCCCGAACCTGCTTCTTGGAGACCTCTCTCGCCATCACCATGACCAAGATAGACCCAAGCCGTCAGTGTCGAAAATGATCTCAACACTTGTGCGAGGTTCCCTCGCGTTATTGCTTGATGGGCTCGATACAGAGTACCTGGAGGCCTTTCGTATGCAATCGCGCCGGCATCGCGCGCGGCTTCGAAGTACTGGCCATACTCAGAGGCTGGATCGAAACTGCTGGTGACGAGCAAGCCTGGTCTCTCTTGTGCGGTGGGCGGCGCGAAAATCGGGTCCTTGATAGTTACCCGCTGGCTCGCACACGTTCGAGTTGTGGTTCGTCGATGGCTTGTCGTATTAAGCTGAGCCATAAGGTAGCGCAGCTCAAAGTGGCCACGGCATCTAAGAAGCGCAAGGTCGTGGTCGCCCTGACACATTGCACGCAAATCCGCTGAAGGGTGCACACCGAGGGCCGACACGAGATAGCGGCTTGCAGAGTAACGAGTGCGAGCATCTCTTACCAACTCGGTTTGATCGACGGCGCCCTTGTCCACGACGATTACAATGTTCGCGTCGCTACGTGGCTCCACCGGGTATATCACAAAAGGATCGAGAAAGGCTGGCAAGCGGCGTTTCAAATCGGCGAGATGACACTTCCAATTGCCGGTGAAGATCCGTGACCCTAGAACCTCTTGCCGCAGTTTCGATAGCTCCGACGCCCGGCTCAGATCGATCGGATCCACTGGATTGAATCCCGAGCGGTCGATATCAACTTGAATGATATCGGTTGTTCCCTGCTCTTGTGCGGTCTTGAACCAATGTGACATGGAGGCGTGGTCGTCGATCTGACCTGCCGAAACTCTTATCCGCCGGTCTGCGACAATGTAGATGTCCGACCCCCAACAGTAGTCTCGCGCCGTCCGGAGCAGCCTTTCCATGAAGAAGGAATCCCAAGCCAGGAAGTGGTCACCCAACGGACACAGAAATACATCTACCGCCGGCCAGTCGCCCTGGGCGGCGCGCGATTCGAACTGGAGCGCGGCGTCTCTCCATTCATCAAGCTGGAGGTCGAAGGCCGATCGCACTGTCCAGGCGCAAAGCGGCTCGTGTCCGCCCTGCGGCAGTATGATGACGTCGGTTGACATTCAATCCTCTACTTCTTACTTCGCCAGAGTGTCGGGCTTAGGGAAACTGATGACGAATCTGTGGCCGGCGTCACCTTCGATTTCGTCGGAACGATCTTCGAGCCGGCCGCGATATTTCACTTCGACGATCATCTTGGCCAGGTAAAGCGGCAGGTGAATACCCGGTCCCTTGTCCTTCTCCAGGACAGACAGAGGGACCGCTTGAGAAAACGGGAAGAAGAGCTGGCGGCGAAGCCGCTCGGGTAGTCTGCGGCTGCGGTCTTCAAGCGTCACTTGCGGACCGTCCGGAGTTTCAGTACATCGGACACTTATTAGGTGAGGCATTTCTGAGGAGGCCTCAACGCGTCGTCGCGCGAGCCATTGAAGTAATCGCGAGGCTACAATGAAAAGGTCCTCGCGCGTCGCCAGGACCTTGCAGTCCCCGTCCAGGTCGATGGCGATTTGGTCCTTCGGCTGGTTCCTGACAATCTCTTCCCAAGCCGACGAAACAAGTCGGGACATCGAGACTGTACGTTCCGGAGGCGTCGCACGGGTGGTTTCAGTTTCCTTGTCCTCATCGTCGGTTAGAGACGTGAGCATCTCACCCGTGTCGCGAAGGTCTTCAGCAAGGGATTGGAGTCTGCGAAAGTGCAGTCCTCGCGGAGCTTCGTCGGAATCTTCGGCGTCTGATAGGACGTCCAGTTGCTCCTGACCTATAAAGAGACAGAGGCGAGCCGTCGCGCGGAGCACTTCCCGCCGACGTTGTATGGCAGACACGCCAAGCTGGGTGAGGACTGTGAGCAAGTGTTCAACGACCGCCGGACGAAGATATCCGCCCAGCACTTTGCACAATTCGAGCGCGTTCTCGCGAAGAGGATTCTGGCCAGCGTCCCCGTCAAGGAAGCCGACCGAAAGTGTAAATCCTCTGCCGCTTGATAGAGGAAGAAACGCGGTGTCTCTGAACCTTTCTGCAATGCTCCAAGCCTGCGCATTATCCATGCCGCCTAGCTTCGCTGAGTCAAAAACGAAGGGGTGCGTTCGGTTTGCCTCGCCGTGAACTAAGCCCTGTAAGGTCTTGTAGACTGGGTCCTCACTCTCGGGCAAGTTGGCGTTTCCAATGCAGATTGTGACCCCGTTCACCACCGTCGCGAGAATGACGAACGGCACTCCGGCGACCGCCTCGAATGCGGGCGCCAAGACTTGTCGGCAGAATCTGAGCACCGCATCGGCCCGGTCTCGACTGGCGTCCGCTATCACGCCAATCTCTTCCGCGGCGCCCGGTCTCTCAACGCTCAGCGCTCGCCTAAGCATGAGTCCCCGCACGTGCCTAATAACCTGGTTCTGCGTGTGCTCTTCCTTGTGCAGGTAAGCTGCTACTCCCAGCTCTACGGCCAAGCGATAGTAATCTACTTCCGAGAAGGCTGATGTGATTAAGAACTCCGGTCGCCATGCAGGTCGCGAAGCGCGAACTTCGAGACCAAGGTCTGCGCCCGTGATTGATGGATACTGGCGGTCCTCCAAGCGCATATCCAAGATCATCACTCCGAGTTTATCGCCGAGTTTGTTTACTAGTGCGCGGGCCGATTCCACACTTCCTGCGCTCTCCACGCTAAAGCCGCGCATCTCTAGTGCCGTGTGTAATGCCAGTCGTTGAGAGTCGTTGTCCTCAACAATCAGGATCGTATCGCTTATCATATTTGATCCTCCGGTCTAGGTTTGGGAAATCGAATGGTGAATCTGGTGCCGCCAGGACCAGGGTTCGTTAGCTCGATTCCAGCACGATTCTCTCGCAAGGAGCGATCCACGAGGTACAGGCCCCATCCGCCGCTGCCTGGCTTTGTGGTCTCACCCAATTCAAAGATGCGATCTCTTATGTGGTTGGCGACGCCCGGACCATCATCGGTCACATGGCAGAGCACCACATCCCCAACGTCGTCAGCGTCAATCCGGATTGTGCCGGCGCCGCTCAACGCATCGCTAGCATTGTGTACAAGATTAGCCAGGGCGAGTCCCGCAACGTGAAATGGCACATCGATCACCAGATCAGGAGCAACTGTCACGGTGAGAGCGATCTGACGCTGACTAAGGAGAACCTCAAACAGCTTCCGGGCGTGTTGCGCTGCGTCTGCTAGCGAGCAGGGTCGATGCGCATCCAACTTGGTGACGTTAGCGATTGGGCTGAGGAGTTGCAAGAGATTCGTGGTCGAATCGCTCATCAGAGCTATGAGCCTACTGAGTTGTTCATCACACTCGATCCTTCCGAGTGCAACAGCATCCTTCAGGGTGCTCGCTGGACCCTGCAATCCCTTCACCATATTGGTCAACTGATGGATCAGCGTTCCCGTCGTTACGGCGACCGTGGCCAACCCCTGATACTGAGCGGCATCTGCCTGGAGTCGTTGAAATTCGATTGCAGCGGTTATTCTTACTAAAGCGGAATCCGCAATGTCACCAAAGTATTCAAGAAACAAGCTCCATGGCGAATGGAAGGTCAGCTCGGGGCCGAAGCCTTCGCGCTCCACTCCCATCCAAACGCGACCCTTAGTGTTTGGAAGCGTAATCCTGACGAGTTGATTACAGTTACCTCCCTCCGAATACTGATGAATCAATGCGATGGCGTCACCATCACCGGCGCCCGGCCCCAAGCTTTTGACAATCGCGATTGCCTCCTCGTCTCCTAAGAGCTCTTCGGTTCCCGGCTGTGTTGATACTACCCACCTCAGACCGGCTTTGCCGGCAATCTCTTGGACCGCTTTGAACCAGGCAGCGACATTGGTCGCTTCCTTTTGGTTGAGACGCACGCCAAGCTCCTTCAATAGGTCATCAAAGTACTTGCGGGCCGAGTCAAGAAGCGCATCGGAAACCAATGAGGCTACGGCTCTCCGATGAACGTAGTTGGTTCCTAGCGAAGGATGCGATACTTCGTCAAGGCCAGATGGCACGAGCAAGATGAGTTCACCTAGGAAAACATCAGGGGTTGGTTCCGCCGATCGCATCGCCACTAGGTGACTCCGGGCGATCTCGGTAGTTTGATGTCCGTCGTCATCAACTACAGAGGACCAAACTTGATTCAAACGGCCTCTAACGTCTTGTTGGAGGATATCGCGGTAGGCAGGGTCCGCCGCCTCAATCTTGCGAAAAGATCTGAATCCCTTATCCACCAGAATGCAGGTGCCGAGAGGCGAGAGAACGTCGTGCAGGATCTGCGTCATTTTCTCAACCGACCTTTCAATGTCCGCCATCGGCTGCTCTACCTGTAACCTCGAAAAGCCATAGCCAAGCTGGTCGAGGGCCGCGAGCTCCCGATTGGATTGAACCGCCGGAGCCACTAGATCGGCCAACTGTCTTATGTGTTGAAGCGCTGTCGCGCTATACGCCGCGGTTTCCCAGATTACCTTCAGACATCCGATTACAGCGCCATGAAATCGAATGGGCACCGCAACAATTGAGGAATGGTTGTCCTGAGGTTCGAATGCGTGCGCGGTGAATGACTTCTCCCAGTTCGGTCGAGGGTATCTGAACTCCTGTCCCGTTTCAAATACCTCTTCCTGAATGCTGTCGTACGTCGGGGGAAAGAGGGTGCTCCCGCGTCCATCCCCGGATTGCTTTCGTACGTCCCAACTCAAGGTCTTGACCCGCCCTAGCGTAGCCCCCGGAAGTCTTAAAGATAGTTCGGTGCGGTCCGCTCCAACGCTCTCCGCGATAGATCGCACGATGCCAGGGCCTTCCAGATACTCCGCCTTGCCGGCAGTAATGCCACTCATCATCTTCTTGACGTCGCCCGACGACACTACAACTAGAGTTCGCATGAGGAGAAAAAACGCCGACACGAAAAGGCCATACTTGAGCGGCCAGGCAGCGAGAATGGTCAGAGCGTCCAAGAAGTGTAATGCGTCGTGGGGTCCGTCATTTATGTCGAACTGATGCATCAACTCAATCACCCATCTCCATTGACTTGAGGCGATAATTGGGTTGAACCCGTAAACCACCTGCACTAGCGCGTAAACGCTGCCGACATTTATGGCGATGGCCGCAAGGATGGGGCGGCGGCGAAATCCAATGTTAGTGAATGTGGCGTAAATGACCAACCCAAGACAGGCGGCGGAGAAAAGAGCATCTGGCATTCGAGACCATAAGAAGGCGTCGCCGGGAAGCCCGCAAAGAATTGCAAGAACAGCAATGCACCAAGCTAGCTTCGGTACCGCCGGCCTTCTGTCCAACAGATCGAATGCCGCTGCGAGAAATAGCAGATTGTTTGCGGTTGAAAAGAAAAGATTCAGCACACGAAGGATCTGGTAAATGGATTCTCCTGCACTTGTGGAGGTTTGGACGGCCGCCATGTGATAGCCGCCACGCTGAATTATGTATTGTATTGCAAGTAGTGCGAATCCCCACGCGAAGAACTTCGCCCAGCGCTCGGCCGACAGTGCGAAGTACCGAAGGATAAGAATCACCACGGCGAAGAATCCCGCCATCGCCGCCGTCAAGATCATCAAGACGTGCCGGTACTCGTTGACGAAATCAAGCGCATCCTTTAGCAAGTCGGAAAACATGCTTTTGCTCTAATCACGCTGCCACTGTCGGTCGCTCGAATCGAACCGCCAACTCGCCAGTGTCGACGGACCAGTATCATCCCATTGCACCAAAGCAGCGTCAGTTGTCTCGCTCTGAGAGTCGAGAGTCACACGCGCGAAAGTTGGCCGAGTCACACCTTCATCGCGGCCGTTCAAAAGCCCTTCGAGGAACTCACGCCAGTCCGCATCAGAAGCATCGCCGGGGGGCAGGCGTAAGAGACGACCCCACGTCCCGGTGTTCAGGTAGAGCCCCGCTCCGAGTCTGTACGCCTTCGCCGAGTGCGTATGGCCGTGAATGACAAGGTCTGAGCCTTGTTTAAGAAGGTAGGTCACTACCTCACTCACACTGTCCGGCGTTTGCAGGTCAAAGAAGTCATCTTCCGCCGCAACTTCGCGCAGCTTCGGAATCAGCCGCTCGATTCGGTCCGCTTGAGAGGCGCGTCTTTTGGGCTCGCGTTCCATCTCTTCCAGCCAGGCAACCAGTTTCTGCTTCCTCGTGCTCGTGTGATTTGTAGACCTCACGATTCGTGCCGGGTCCGATTGGATCTCAAGTTCGGTGATCGCCGAGCGCACGGCGGAACTCAGCCAGTGTTTCAGGGCAGGGAGCAGCTTGTATTGTTCCTTGCGTTCGAGGAATGCAAACATAATGGGAATGACCGCCTCGCGTTCTGGCTTGAGAAGATAAAGCCAGGGATACTTTTCGCGTAACTCTATGAGGTACTCGACGACCAGCTTGCTGCCGGGCGGCGGAGTGTACTTATGATTTTCCAAGAGACCTCTGCTAGCCAGACTGGACGCTCTTCGGAGAGCGTCGTGGTCGATTCGGTTCCAATCATCAAACATCTCTCCATGTTCGATCAGCGCAGTTGCTTCGCCGACTCGAATCGTCGCGGCCTCGCTGTGAACAAGCCATCTCACCGGCGGAGCCGCCGCAGACCAACCAAGCCTCTGTTCAATCACTTCTCTCACCGAAGGAAAGGCGAGTTCAGGGTCGTGATTACCGGCCATCCAAATGACGTTGTGCTCGGGTGAGCGCGCGAGCCGGCCCAATGCGTCGAAGACCTCGGGATGTTTCTCGAGGATCGATGCAGTCCTGGCAGGGGCCCCTGCCGGGTGAAGCGCCTTTTCGGCGCGTTCACAGTGCTCCACTACGAGAAAGTCGAGGATGTCGCCCGCAAGCACCATCGTAGCGTTGGGAGCTTCTTCAAAGACCCACGTTAAGAAGCTGGTCAACTCGGCGTCGGCTTGGAACATCCCTTTGCCTTGCTCGGCTGCCATGTGTATGTCGCTCAGCACGATTAAATCTTCAGCTTTCCACATACATCGAAATCCAAACATTAGAATGCATCACGGAAAAGATCGAGGTTGGTCACTCTGGGGGCAAGGTTCCGTCGTCCAAAGAGGCTTCGTAATCAGCGCAGACCAGCCTCAGCTTGCGGTCGTAGGTTGATCGAATGCAGATGCTGCTTCGCGGACGGTTCGCGCGGAACAGTCGCGCGTTCAAGGGAACGAGCAAATGACTTTGATGCTTCATGGGGTCCTCCTTTTCAATCCCTGCCCCCGTCCAAAGGCAATTTATTCGCCAGGCAGAAACGAAGCAAGAACTCCCCTAGATCGAGGCTTTAGCCGCGAGTCGATCTGAATTGCAGTATGAGATTGTCCGGTGGAACGGACGCTCAATCCGAGTAATCGGACAGGAAACGGGTCTATTCATAAGAGATGGGGAGTTCAGCCTCGGCGTCAAACCCGAAGTTCAATCTAAGCTGTTCCTTCAGCCCTATGATGAGTATGCGCATCAGGTCGTCTTCGAGTGAAAGGAAAAACCGGGATGAGCCTGGATCACCTTGCCGCCCCGAGCGTCCTCGAAGCTGATGGTGGGGATTGAGGTCTTGACTTTCTGCCCCAAAAGCAGGACTCTGCCCTTCGCTCTACGATGCTCCAGTAGTCGTTCAGTACTACACCAACGAGACGGATCTTGAGACGTATGCCGAGGAGCTTCGAGAGTTCCTCACGCGTATGGGGCAGGAAGCGAGGCAAGGGGCTGTGGGACTTGTGATAGATCGGGATTACCTTGAAGTATGCAGGTGGCAGCTCAGATTCTCGAAGACGCTACGGCGAGTTACATTCCGCACCGTCCGACTGTGAAGGGTCGGGCGCTAGAACACAACCTCAAATGTGGTGAAGCACCCAAATGGATCGAGGGCTACGGGTGATTGTTAGGGTCATCAACTGAGAGCCCTTCTGCTTGAGCCGCGCTGTTCAGGTCCGCGTCTGCTGAAACAAAAGCGAAGTTACTAACTCCGGCGGAAGCTAATTCGGATTGAACTGCCAACGCGGTCGCCAACTGGATGGAGTCGTAGCCGCGCAAACCATGAGCCTCGGCCAACTTCATCGCATGGTCAACAATATTCATCGTGAGTGACGCGACCTCATATTCGCTTTTGAAGTGTTGTTTGAAGGCAACGATAGCCACGGATGACGACTGACTGGACATCTGGCCGATAAGGCTCTTACGAGTGAGGGCCGCCGCCATCTCGGCACCTGTTGCGATTGAGATGAAGACTTCATTATTAGCAGCGGCGCCGGTTATGCCTACGACCCATGAACTTCCGGTCTCTCGCGCGTATCGCTTCACGAGCGCGCTGGTATCGAAATAGAAAGCTGCCATCAGCGCCGTTCTCTGATTATCATTTCAGAAAGGGGCTCGCCTTGAAATTCGACAGGGCTGAAGTCTGTTTGCGCTGATCCGGGTTCCTTGGCCGCCAGCAAGCCTGTGGTACGCATACGCTCAATAGCGCGAGCGATGTTTGTCTCTTCAATTTGGTGCGAAAGACGGTCGATAACTTGCGCGATAGTCACTCCGCTGTCTTTTGCCTGGTCTTCCAACCGGGCGTAAACTTCATCGTCGATGTTTACCGTTCTGCTCATGCCTCACCTGCCAAAGCGTCCGAATTTGCACTATCTTAGCACACACAAGGAAGTGATCTGTGATCACGCGCCGTGGCATTTCTTATACTTTTTACCGCTGCCGCAAGAGCACGGATCGTTGCGGCCGATGCGAGGTCCCTTGTTGCGAACCGGCTTGGCGGCTTCTTCTTCGCCCCCAGCAAAAGCCGTCTCGTTCGCTTTTGTGAAAGCCACACGGCCTCGGCGTTGGCGGCGGCGGCGCTCGAGCAACTGTTGCTCGACGGGCGCGGTCACTTGCACCTGGAAGTTGAACAGGTATCGAATTGTCTCAGTGTCGACGCGCTCCAGCATCGCCTGAAACAGGTAATATGACTCCCGCTTGTACTCAACCAGCGGGTCCTTCTGCCCGTACCCCCGCAAGCTGATCCCTTCCTTCAAGTGGTCGAGCGCCAGCAGGTGGTCCTTCCATTGCGCATCTACAATGTTGAGCATGATGTAGCGCTCAAGGTTGCGAAGCGCCTCGACGCCCAACTGAACTTCTTTCTCCTTGTACTTCTCTTCGATCTTGGGCCAGATCACCTCGCGAGCCTCTTCGGGGCTCATCTCCAAGAGATCCAGGTGTTCGCCGTCCGCGTCAAACCCGAAGTTCAATCTAAGCTGTTCTTTTAATCCTACGATGTCCCATTCGTCCGCACGCTGCTCCTTCGGCATATACTGATCGATCAAACCCTCGAAGTTGTCTTCAGCAATGCTGAGAACGTAGTTGCGCTGATTGATGGCCTGCTCTTCAGGCGTGTCACCTTCAAACCCGATCAACAGGTCACGACGCAGACCATAAACAGTCTCGCGCTGTTTGTTCATCACGTCGTCGTATTCGAGGAGGTGTTTGCGGATTGAAAAGTTGTGTCCCTCGACGGACTTCTGCGCGCTCTCGATTCGCTTCGACACAAGCCGCGATTCGATGGGCACGCCTTCTTCCATGCCGAGACGCAGCATCAAGCCCTTGATGCGCTCGCCGCCGAAAATCCGCATCAGATCGTCTTCAAGTGAAAGGTAAAACCGTGATGAGCCCGGATCGCCCTGCCGTCCTGAACGTCCGCGAAGCTGATTGTCGATACGTCGAGACTCGTGCCGCTCGGTGCCCAGGATGTGAAGCCCGCCGACACTGACAACATCCTTGTGCTCGACATCAGTGGTTTGCTTGGCGCGAGCAAGCGCGTCGTTCATTTGGCGCTCGCTGGCTTCGTCGGGGTTAATTTCTTTTTCCTTCAAATACTGCTTCGCTAGAAACTCCGGGTTGCCGCCGAGCAAGATGTCGGTTCCGCGGCCGGCCATGTTAGTCGCAATCGTCACCTGCCCTTTTCGACCGGCCTGCGCAACGATGTCGGCTTCGCGAGCCGCGTGCTCAGGCTTGGCGTTCAAAACGTTGTGCGGCACGCGCGCCTTCTTGAGCCGAGCCGCCAGCCCTTCAGAGTTTTCGACCGACACGGTGCCTACCAGCACCGGCTGGCCCTTCTCGTGGAGCTCTTTGATCTCGTTGACCACCGCGTCAAACTTTTCCCGCTCGGTGCGATATATCACGTCGGAAAAGTCCTTGCGGACCATTGGCTGGTTGGTCGGCATTACCGCAACGTCCAGCTTGTAGATGTTGGCGAACTCGGAAGCTTCGGTTTCAGCGGTTCCGGTCATGCCGGCGAGCTTCGCGTACATGCGGAAATA from Acidobacteriota bacterium includes:
- a CDS encoding sigma-54 dependent transcriptional regulator — translated: MPIVLFAPGDFPIDEVATVLNEYDLDVVSLQLDSSLRNAGLSVQVDKAIAVIPKQGVVDVGEEVSSLRELIGSEPSLLLCTAQPSSRRILHECGASQVITPRSWTAAHVAERILAEFILDGSIHPLHCGSLRGGTPQMRELYRHIDKLAPISETILILGENGTGKGLVAKEIHERSGRPNPFLPVNCPQHSRELLPSELFGHERGAFTGATQARRGLLAEAQSGTVFLDEIGELDLAAQAQLLHVIEEGEVMRVGGSRWEKIQARIVLATNRNLTEECAAGRFRMDLYQRIRGFALEVPPLRERMPDIPLLASHFVSEYNTEHKTNLTAAPGSVECLFRYDWPGNVRELRLMIRKAAIYADAPTGHISAAVLQESVRTRESSRPAHSVSFNPAMDSWRDFVDRAEAAYFRAVLAEAGGNVTRAAELAGLSRSQFYKKLEEIRAARARPDQ
- a CDS encoding response regulator, with translation MISDTILIVEDNDSQRLALHTALEMRGFSVESAGSVESARALVNKLGDKLGVMILDMRLEDRQYPSITGADLGLEVRASRPAWRPEFLITSAFSEVDYYRLAVELGVAAYLHKEEHTQNQVIRHVRGLMLRRALSVERPGAAEEIGVIADASRDRADAVLRFCRQVLAPAFEAVAGVPFVILATVVNGVTICIGNANLPESEDPVYKTLQGLVHGEANRTHPFVFDSAKLGGMDNAQAWSIAERFRDTAFLPLSSGRGFTLSVGFLDGDAGQNPLRENALELCKVLGGYLRPAVVEHLLTVLTQLGVSAIQRRREVLRATARLCLFIGQEQLDVLSDAEDSDEAPRGLHFRRLQSLAEDLRDTGEMLTSLTDDEDKETETTRATPPERTVSMSRLVSSAWEEIVRNQPKDQIAIDLDGDCKVLATREDLFIVASRLLQWLARRRVEASSEMPHLISVRCTETPDGPQVTLEDRSRRLPERLRRQLFFPFSQAVPLSVLEKDKGPGIHLPLYLAKMIVEVKYRGRLEDRSDEIEGDAGHRFVISFPKPDTLAK
- a CDS encoding HAMP domain-containing sensor histidine kinase, with protein sequence MFSDLLKDALDFVNEYRHVLMILTAAMAGFFAVVILILRYFALSAERWAKFFAWGFALLAIQYIIQRGGYHMAAVQTSTSAGESIYQILRVLNLFFSTANNLLFLAAAFDLLDRRPAVPKLAWCIAVLAILCGLPGDAFLWSRMPDALFSAACLGLVIYATFTNIGFRRRPILAAIAINVGSVYALVQVVYGFNPIIASSQWRWVIELMHQFDINDGPHDALHFLDALTILAAWPLKYGLFVSAFFLLMRTLVVVSSGDVKKMMSGITAGKAEYLEGPGIVRSIAESVGADRTELSLRLPGATLGRVKTLSWDVRKQSGDGRGSTLFPPTYDSIQEEVFETGQEFRYPRPNWEKSFTAHAFEPQDNHSSIVAVPIRFHGAVIGCLKVIWETAAYSATALQHIRQLADLVAPAVQSNRELAALDQLGYGFSRLQVEQPMADIERSVEKMTQILHDVLSPLGTCILVDKGFRSFRKIEAADPAYRDILQQDVRGRLNQVWSSVVDDDGHQTTEIARSHLVAMRSAEPTPDVFLGELILLVPSGLDEVSHPSLGTNYVHRRAVASLVSDALLDSARKYFDDLLKELGVRLNQKEATNVAAWFKAVQEIAGKAGLRWVVSTQPGTEELLGDEEAIAIVKSLGPGAGDGDAIALIHQYSEGGNCNQLVRITLPNTKGRVWMGVEREGFGPELTFHSPWSLFLEYFGDIADSALVRITAAIEFQRLQADAAQYQGLATVAVTTGTLIHQLTNMVKGLQGPASTLKDAVALGRIECDEQLSRLIALMSDSTTNLLQLLSPIANVTKLDAHRPCSLADAAQHARKLFEVLLSQRQIALTVTVAPDLVIDVPFHVAGLALANLVHNASDALSGAGTIRIDADDVGDVVLCHVTDDGPGVANHIRDRIFELGETTKPGSGGWGLYLVDRSLRENRAGIELTNPGPGGTRFTIRFPKPRPEDQI
- a CDS encoding metallophosphoesterase encodes the protein MWKAEDLIVLSDIHMAAEQGKGMFQADAELTSFLTWVFEEAPNATMVLAGDILDFLVVEHCERAEKALHPAGAPARTASILEKHPEVFDALGRLARSPEHNVIWMAGNHDPELAFPSVREVIEQRLGWSAAAPPVRWLVHSEAATIRVGEATALIEHGEMFDDWNRIDHDALRRASSLASRGLLENHKYTPPPGSKLVVEYLIELREKYPWLYLLKPEREAVIPIMFAFLERKEQYKLLPALKHWLSSAVRSAITELEIQSDPARIVRSTNHTSTRKQKLVAWLEEMEREPKRRASQADRIERLIPKLREVAAEDDFFDLQTPDSVSEVVTYLLKQGSDLVIHGHTHSAKAYRLGAGLYLNTGTWGRLLRLPPGDASDADWREFLEGLLNGRDEGVTRPTFARVTLDSQSETTDAALVQWDDTGPSTLASWRFDSSDRQWQRD
- a CDS encoding type II toxin-antitoxin system VapC family toxin, coding for MAAFYFDTSALVKRYARETGSSWVVGITGAAANNEVFISIATGAEMAAALTRKSLIGQMSSQSSSVAIVAFKQHFKSEYEVASLTMNIVDHAMKLAEAHGLRGYDSIQLATALAVQSELASAGVSNFAFVSADADLNSAAQAEGLSVDDPNNHP
- the secA gene encoding preprotein translocase subunit SecA, which produces MTALLNKAATKIFGSANERLLKRLWPIVSEINALEPEMERLSDEELRAKTITFRELVEKRMAGAELTGGTADEQKKALRAALDEVLDEILVEAFAVVREASVRATGMRHFDVQLIGGMVLHRGIIAEMKTGEGKTLVATLPAYLNALTSRGVHVVTVNDYLAKRDTEWMGKIYRFLGLTVGCIQHDMDDSERQEAYRADITYGTNNEFGFDYLRDNMKFEPSAMTQRGHYYAIVDEVDSILIDEARTPLIISGASEDSTEKYYIANDCMIKLKAEQQRRIAEIRATNGDVDLKQDARLLYHVDEKQHSATLTEEGVEVAERFTSVDNLYDPANMDLLHCVEQSLKAHSLYHLDKQYIVKDGEVIIVDEFTGRVMPGRRWSDGLHQGVEAKELVKIEAENQTLATITLQNYFRMYAKLAGMTGTAETEASEFANIYKLDVAVMPTNQPMVRKDFSDVIYRTEREKFDAVVNEIKELHEKGQPVLVGTVSVENSEGLAARLKKARVPHNVLNAKPEHAAREADIVAQAGRKGQVTIATNMAGRGTDILLGGNPEFLAKQYLKEKEINPDEASERQMNDALARAKQTTDVEHKDVVSVGGLHILGTERHESRRIDNQLRGRSGRQGDPGSSRFYLSLEDDLMRIFGGERIKGLMLRLGMEEGVPIESRLVSKRIESAQKSVEGHNFSIRKHLLEYDDVMNKQRETVYGLRRDLLIGFEGDTPEEQAINQRNYVLSIAEDNFEGLIDQYMPKEQRADEWDIVGLKEQLRLNFGFDADGEHLDLLEMSPEEAREVIWPKIEEKYKEKEVQLGVEALRNLERYIMLNIVDAQWKDHLLALDHLKEGISLRGYGQKDPLVEYKRESYYLFQAMLERVDTETIRYLFNFQVQVTAPVEQQLLERRRRQRRGRVAFTKANETAFAGGEEEAAKPVRNKGPRIGRNDPCSCGSGKKYKKCHGA